In Candidatus Kaistella beijingensis, a genomic segment contains:
- the brxL gene encoding BREX system Lon protease-like protein BrxL, with the protein MNELDQKIVEHFEGKVVRKDLTKSLKGNAVVPTYVLEYLLGQHCSTNDEEIIKDGIEKVKNIIAAHFVHRDEAESVKSNIREKGSFRIIDKISVRLNDRLDRYEAKFTNLGLNNIPVNSEIVTANPKLLSEGVWSLINVAYVPVEEKNTLPWIIESLKPIQISNIDLDEYVNERKSFTLNEWMDLLMQTIGLNPEEFSQRSKLIQLSRLIPFAENNYNLIELGPKGTGKSHIFSEMSPHGILLSGAEVSKAKLFVNNATGNIGLVGYWDVVAYDEFAGNTKRVENGLVDIMKNYMANKSFSRGTDVLQAEASMVFVGNTDRGVANMVKHSDLFISLPKGYYDTAFLDRMHLYLPGWEVSKLRNELFTNDFGFVVDYLAEILKLLRKKDFGKSYQKYFTLSDTISTRDRTGIEKTFSGLVKILFPDGDFTKEDAKLMLDFAVEGRMRVKLQLQKMDETFSDDVVKFEYKDAEGNIYQVNTLEEQEYGEILENNSVETSSQTIKQSPSEISEKNYEAASESLFGINKTIRENQTNISYDRLFGHYLEGATEFVIQDPYIRMPHQFKNLIELCSLIVRKNAEAEQLKIHLITWNEMEYQEVSITSLQEIQSSLEELNVEFTYEFKESAHDRSISLNNDWRIILGRGLDIWQKSSGKYDIAEVMQEKRKCREFELTVIKS; encoded by the coding sequence ATGAACGAACTCGACCAAAAAATAGTTGAACATTTCGAAGGAAAAGTAGTACGAAAAGATTTAACCAAGTCATTAAAGGGAAACGCCGTAGTTCCAACTTATGTTTTGGAATATCTTTTGGGACAGCACTGTTCTACAAACGATGAAGAAATCATAAAAGACGGCATCGAAAAAGTAAAAAATATTATTGCCGCTCACTTTGTACATCGTGATGAAGCGGAATCTGTAAAATCAAATATTCGTGAGAAAGGCAGTTTCCGAATTATCGATAAAATTTCTGTACGCTTAAATGACCGTTTGGACCGTTATGAAGCAAAGTTTACCAATCTTGGGTTGAACAATATTCCGGTTAATTCAGAAATTGTAACAGCAAATCCAAAATTATTGTCCGAAGGAGTTTGGTCGTTGATTAATGTGGCTTATGTTCCTGTAGAAGAAAAAAACACTTTGCCGTGGATCATTGAAAGTCTAAAGCCAATTCAGATTTCGAATATCGATTTGGATGAATATGTGAATGAGAGAAAATCTTTCACCCTGAATGAATGGATGGATTTGCTGATGCAGACCATTGGACTGAATCCGGAAGAGTTCTCACAGAGATCCAAACTCATTCAGTTAAGCAGATTAATTCCTTTCGCAGAAAATAATTACAATTTGATAGAACTCGGCCCGAAAGGAACGGGGAAATCACATATTTTTTCGGAAATGTCTCCGCACGGAATTTTACTTTCAGGCGCCGAAGTTTCTAAGGCCAAACTATTTGTAAACAACGCTACAGGAAACATAGGATTAGTCGGTTATTGGGATGTTGTTGCTTACGACGAATTTGCTGGCAATACGAAAAGAGTTGAAAACGGATTGGTTGACATCATGAAAAACTATATGGCAAATAAGTCCTTTTCTCGTGGAACTGATGTTTTGCAGGCAGAAGCATCCATGGTTTTCGTTGGAAACACAGATCGAGGCGTGGCGAATATGGTAAAACACAGCGATTTGTTTATCTCACTGCCGAAAGGTTATTATGATACGGCATTTTTGGACAGGATGCATCTTTATCTTCCGGGGTGGGAAGTTTCAAAATTGCGGAATGAACTTTTTACCAACGATTTTGGTTTTGTGGTAGATTATCTTGCCGAAATACTGAAACTTCTTCGTAAAAAAGATTTTGGAAAGTCATACCAAAAATATTTCACGCTTTCGGATACGATTTCTACAAGAGACAGAACCGGAATTGAAAAGACATTTTCAGGGTTGGTGAAAATCCTTTTTCCTGATGGTGATTTCACGAAAGAAGATGCTAAACTAATGCTCGATTTTGCTGTTGAAGGAAGAATGCGTGTAAAACTGCAGTTGCAGAAAATGGATGAAACATTCAGCGATGATGTGGTAAAGTTTGAATATAAAGATGCAGAAGGAAATATATATCAAGTAAATACTTTGGAGGAACAGGAATACGGAGAAATATTGGAAAATAATTCGGTTGAAACATCTTCACAAACTATTAAACAATCTCCAAGTGAAATTTCTGAAAAAAACTATGAAGCAGCATCTGAAAGTTTGTTTGGCATCAATAAAACCATCCGTGAAAATCAAACCAATATTTCCTACGACCGTTTATTCGGTCATTATTTGGAAGGAGCAACGGAGTTTGTTATTCAGGATCCTTATATCAGAATGCCACATCAATTTAAAAATCTAATAGAACTCTGCTCGCTTATCGTAAGAAAAAATGCAGAAGCAGAACAATTGAAAATTCATTTGATTACTTGGAATGAAATGGAGTATCAGGAAGTTTCAATCACATCTTTGCAAGAAATTCAGTCATCTCTTGAAGAATTGAATGTAGAATTTACTTATGAATTCAAGGAAAGCGCACACGATCGTTCCATCAGTTTGAATAACGATTGGAGAATTATTCTAGGTAGGGGTCTTGATATTTGGCAAAAATCTTCAGGAAAATATGATATTGCAGAAGTAATGCAGGAAAAGCGGAAATGCAGGGAGTTTGAATTAACTGTGATAAAATCTTAA
- a CDS encoding N-6 DNA methylase gives MDKKKIIEVNTIITSFYSRKGFITPNDYTLTLFLLCIYKDEVVAKNRSISELVYQLKQAAEYNNPSELFRLLPHFRVLSFFSADDLAQIFSYFSLLEKSYFENQFPALFDFVFKVITESLSFKNGAFIVHPKLMKLVLDVAHVENARHVYNPFASNVEIVSELSGETEYFGQEYNPEIWRVGKLRLWAHHKLNFDYVLESSIENWPSEEKFDLIFSRLPILNRIDVKNSFGDKVDLEHFVIEESLSSIKIGGKIILFVRPAFLSSGRKTEKELFKKLVDENLVEKVLIFPTGVFRHTNIAINVLVLNTEKPSTKIEFIDFDDYLSKSKTRKSYIDWDNFETNNFLFQPWESVLVDAEEIRNRDYNLQGKVYFLEELEGTPLYELVEVAKRQKPENFTDISKILNVRDLGHDPNILPSINYDLLEPISTIENLMYYTVLDEEGVLVSLIGGNLNATYFSGKKAVLCHQRIVLLKIMDEDVISYKYLINELNKDYVQKQIEAQVFGSTVRDIRVNDLMNVKINLVSSDLQKEEIEEQLSSAIKELQDEIQKVDKDFQSMEAEKNAILRHKIAGSVSNLEFFASNIKQILERKVLPKFPQLFSLKLNDNQLLNLGELIDNLIKDSKRITEEVRSQTEDFIPSEYPVSPIEIVPFLENYFKNVSEKNPNILFDINLNDIKSDDFKIFTFANEDLLCFLLDNLISNIKKHGFNWNKEEVRRIEISTSILEEFETFTIFISNTGNPMPENFTFDDFRSKGIKKGKNGGSGMGGYIVDQIIKYFGGDWYIVDETGPEGIGETDLATTFEVSLPYQQEFVNLDDLQIDNEEI, from the coding sequence ATGGATAAGAAAAAAATCATAGAAGTTAACACGATCATTACTTCATTTTATAGTCGAAAAGGATTTATTACACCAAATGATTATACACTTACACTTTTTTTACTTTGTATTTATAAAGATGAAGTGGTTGCTAAGAATAGGAGTATTTCAGAACTTGTTTACCAATTGAAGCAAGCGGCAGAATACAATAATCCTTCAGAATTGTTCAGATTATTACCGCACTTTCGTGTCTTAAGTTTTTTCTCAGCTGATGATCTCGCTCAAATATTTTCTTATTTTTCTTTGCTTGAAAAATCATATTTTGAAAATCAATTTCCGGCTTTGTTTGATTTTGTTTTTAAGGTAATTACGGAATCATTGTCTTTCAAGAACGGTGCATTTATCGTTCATCCTAAATTGATGAAATTGGTTTTGGATGTTGCGCATGTTGAAAATGCAAGACATGTTTACAATCCATTTGCATCTAATGTAGAAATTGTTTCCGAATTATCAGGAGAAACTGAATATTTTGGACAAGAATACAATCCGGAAATTTGGCGAGTTGGAAAGTTGCGACTTTGGGCACACCATAAATTAAATTTCGATTATGTTTTAGAAAGTAGTATTGAAAACTGGCCTTCAGAGGAAAAATTTGATCTTATTTTTTCTAGATTACCTATTCTTAACAGAATTGATGTAAAAAATAGTTTTGGTGATAAAGTCGATTTAGAGCATTTCGTTATAGAAGAATCGCTGTCATCTATTAAAATTGGCGGAAAGATTATTCTTTTCGTTCGACCGGCGTTCCTTTCCTCGGGACGAAAAACAGAAAAAGAACTTTTCAAAAAATTGGTAGATGAAAATCTTGTTGAAAAAGTACTTATTTTTCCGACAGGCGTATTCCGTCATACCAATATTGCAATAAATGTTTTGGTGCTAAATACGGAGAAACCAAGTACTAAAATAGAATTTATTGACTTTGATGATTATCTATCAAAGTCTAAAACTAGGAAATCATATATAGATTGGGACAACTTTGAAACGAACAACTTTCTTTTTCAACCTTGGGAATCGGTTCTCGTTGATGCGGAAGAGATAAGAAATAGAGATTATAATCTTCAAGGCAAAGTGTATTTTTTGGAAGAGTTGGAAGGAACTCCTCTCTACGAATTAGTAGAAGTTGCTAAGCGACAGAAACCAGAGAATTTTACTGATATTTCTAAGATTTTAAACGTTCGAGATCTGGGACATGATCCAAATATATTGCCCTCTATTAATTATGATTTGCTAGAACCCATCTCCACAATAGAAAATTTGATGTATTACACAGTTCTGGATGAAGAAGGTGTTTTGGTTTCATTAATCGGTGGAAATTTGAACGCAACCTACTTTTCGGGTAAAAAAGCTGTACTATGCCATCAACGAATTGTATTATTAAAAATTATGGATGAAGATGTTATTTCTTACAAGTATTTAATAAATGAGTTGAACAAAGATTATGTTCAAAAACAGATAGAAGCTCAGGTTTTTGGTTCAACTGTAAGAGATATACGAGTCAATGATTTGATGAATGTAAAAATCAATTTGGTTTCATCAGATTTACAAAAGGAGGAAATTGAAGAACAATTAAGTTCTGCAATTAAAGAACTTCAAGATGAGATTCAAAAAGTTGATAAAGACTTTCAAAGCATGGAAGCTGAAAAAAACGCAATACTAAGACATAAAATTGCAGGTTCAGTTTCTAATTTGGAATTTTTTGCGTCCAATATCAAACAGATTCTTGAAAGAAAAGTGTTGCCGAAATTTCCACAATTATTTTCTTTAAAGTTGAATGATAATCAATTGTTAAATCTAGGAGAATTGATTGATAACTTAATTAAGGATTCTAAAAGGATTACTGAAGAAGTCAGAAGCCAAACAGAAGACTTTATTCCAAGTGAATATCCTGTTTCACCAATTGAAATTGTGCCATTTCTGGAAAACTATTTTAAGAATGTAAGTGAGAAGAACCCCAATATTTTATTTGATATCAATTTGAATGATATTAAGAGTGATGACTTCAAAATCTTCACCTTTGCGAATGAAGATCTATTATGTTTTCTACTTGATAATCTAATCTCGAACATTAAAAAGCACGGGTTTAATTGGAACAAGGAGGAGGTAAGAAGAATTGAAATCTCGACTTCAATCCTTGAGGAATTTGAAACCTTTACAATCTTTATTTCAAATACAGGAAATCCAATGCCGGAAAATTTCACATTTGATGATTTTAGATCCAAGGGAATTAAAAAGGGAAAAAATGGAGGAAGTGGAATGGGAGGTTACATCGTTGATCAAATTATTAAATATTTTGGTGGTGATTGGTATATTGTTGACGAAACTGGTCCAGAAGGTATAGGCGAAACTGATCTTGCGACAACTTTTGAAGTATCACTTCCTTATCAGCAAGAATTTGTAAATTTAGACGATTTACAAATTGACAATGAAGAAATATAA
- a CDS encoding HIRAN domain-containing protein, with amino-acid sequence MKEHLSHFHVAGFTFYDGVDVFNKLKVGKKVKFKLEEDNKWDPRAVAIYFKGVKIGFIPRTENRIFYKLLKVGITQFEARIQKIDPQQHTERQVEVVVHLVSQEEVVY; translated from the coding sequence ATGAAAGAGCATTTATCACATTTCCATGTTGCAGGTTTCACATTTTACGACGGCGTTGATGTTTTCAACAAACTGAAAGTCGGCAAAAAAGTAAAATTCAAACTCGAAGAAGACAACAAGTGGGATCCAAGAGCAGTCGCGATTTATTTCAAAGGCGTAAAAATCGGCTTCATCCCAAGAACCGAAAACCGAATTTTCTACAAACTTTTGAAAGTTGGAATTACCCAATTCGAAGCCCGAATTCAGAAGATTGATCCGCAGCAACACACCGAAAGACAGGTAGAAGTTGTAGTCCATTTAGTTTCACAAGAAGAAGTTGTTTACTAA
- the pglZ gene encoding BREX-1 system phosphatase PglZ type A gives MITEKIKSKFNEISNDILLLFDPEKEYEEELDAYKGDEFRILRVNNNYFRIKYEVEFRPENEKILLYHAFPQPEPREYKNYPITDLLLAGNILAIDEMSELMDRYQIPVQQKNFIASLKRWIKPKKNESRLMPFLAAKPFNENALASAVISIILDEKKTGKNTFNAIRIFELMNESEEDWENKYLQIYKAGLQEKLLNQLNTLFSTDLDYLGFESLKTLFLKLKYNAITAFVPEVKSEDEYGKLRFGSEISKTKTLNFFKDWEDDKNKSKLVEPILENLGEEVNVQKIINIYGTDQEYGITTSKSLEMILLSAVEKLEINPSEIIQQYGSWKNSLDDYAGHEYQMEFLLNAAHFYDLRKRYSDFVFNKADDYLSIYSKELYRLDLYYRKAFIAYQKLGSSVHEKYSKVFDRLNKAYDQYLIDLNNPWVKELDELEFNMHPLKITKQFNFYKEFVKPVSTKKVVIISDAFRYELAQELAQELNADVNNSVSCKPMLSAIPSYTNLGMSNLLPNDGIVAEISEGKIDYSINGIKTLSTYREKILQNFDENTFVIDYATFSKFNQEQGRAYLKDKHTVYIYHNWMDSVGDKKASEFYTFESSEQCISQLHRLIKSLYTSLNITTVTVTADHGFLFNYHKISDATSQPFPAVKDILKEHTRFCITTDELTTKDTYDFSLANTTNIETNVKVIVPKAINRFRKKGNFGVQFVHGGCSLQEVVVPVLEFKRGRNDKAQDVPFVRIDQLKTITSGIVKLKFLQSEPVGNLYKPLAVNFGLYSIDNELISTEAEIDFNVAAENPTDRQFEIKLELTSAGSKQKVGYLKAFKAKEKDKLNTLVNDMIKINILELDDFS, from the coding sequence ATGATCACCGAAAAAATAAAATCAAAATTCAACGAAATCTCCAACGATATCCTTCTTCTTTTCGATCCCGAAAAAGAATATGAGGAAGAACTGGATGCCTACAAAGGCGACGAATTCCGGATTTTGAGAGTAAACAACAACTATTTCCGCATCAAATACGAAGTAGAATTCCGACCGGAAAACGAAAAGATTTTGCTGTATCACGCATTCCCACAACCGGAACCAAGAGAATACAAAAATTATCCGATCACCGATTTGCTTCTTGCCGGAAATATTTTGGCAATCGACGAGATGTCGGAATTGATGGATCGTTACCAAATTCCGGTGCAGCAGAAAAACTTCATCGCTTCTCTGAAAAGGTGGATTAAGCCAAAAAAAAACGAAAGCAGACTGATGCCGTTTTTAGCCGCGAAACCTTTTAACGAAAATGCTTTGGCTTCTGCGGTAATCTCGATTATTTTAGACGAAAAGAAAACCGGAAAGAACACGTTCAACGCCATCCGAATTTTTGAATTGATGAATGAAAGTGAAGAGGATTGGGAAAACAAATATTTGCAGATTTACAAAGCCGGACTTCAGGAAAAATTGCTGAATCAACTCAACACACTTTTCAGCACCGATTTGGATTATCTTGGTTTCGAATCGTTGAAAACGCTTTTCCTGAAACTGAAATACAACGCAATCACCGCCTTTGTTCCGGAAGTAAAATCAGAAGATGAATACGGTAAACTAAGGTTTGGAAGCGAAATTTCGAAAACCAAAACGCTCAATTTTTTTAAGGATTGGGAAGACGATAAAAACAAATCGAAATTGGTTGAGCCAATTTTAGAAAATCTTGGGGAAGAAGTAAATGTTCAGAAAATCATAAACATCTACGGAACCGATCAGGAATATGGAATTACCACTTCTAAAAGTTTGGAGATGATTTTACTTTCGGCAGTGGAGAAATTAGAAATCAATCCTTCCGAAATTATTCAGCAGTACGGATCATGGAAGAACAGTCTGGATGATTATGCAGGTCACGAATACCAAATGGAATTCTTGCTGAATGCCGCGCACTTTTATGATCTCAGGAAAAGATATTCAGATTTTGTCTTCAATAAGGCAGATGATTATCTTTCCATTTATTCCAAAGAATTGTACCGCTTGGATTTGTATTATCGCAAAGCTTTTATCGCTTATCAGAAATTGGGAAGTTCTGTTCACGAAAAATACAGCAAAGTTTTCGATCGGTTAAATAAAGCTTATGATCAATATCTAATCGACCTTAATAATCCTTGGGTGAAGGAACTTGATGAGCTGGAGTTCAATATGCATCCTTTGAAAATTACAAAACAGTTTAATTTTTATAAGGAATTTGTAAAGCCGGTTTCCACCAAAAAAGTAGTGATTATTTCCGATGCATTTCGCTACGAATTGGCGCAGGAATTGGCGCAGGAACTGAATGCTGATGTGAATAATTCTGTGAGCTGCAAACCAATGCTTTCTGCGATTCCATCTTACACCAATCTTGGGATGTCTAATTTGCTTCCGAATGATGGAATTGTTGCTGAAATTTCTGAAGGAAAAATTGACTACAGCATCAACGGAATAAAGACCTTAAGCACTTACCGTGAAAAAATTCTTCAAAATTTTGACGAAAATACTTTTGTGATTGATTATGCAACCTTCAGCAAATTCAATCAGGAACAGGGAAGAGCATATCTGAAAGATAAGCACACGGTTTACATTTATCATAATTGGATGGATTCTGTAGGAGATAAAAAAGCATCAGAATTTTATACTTTTGAATCTTCGGAGCAATGCATCAGTCAATTGCACAGGCTGATTAAAAGTCTTTATACAAGTTTAAATATCACCACGGTAACGGTAACGGCAGATCACGGATTTTTGTTTAATTATCATAAAATTTCGGATGCTACTTCACAGCCATTTCCTGCAGTGAAAGATATTTTGAAAGAACACACACGGTTTTGTATTACCACTGATGAACTTACTACAAAAGACACCTATGATTTCTCCTTGGCAAATACCACAAATATTGAAACCAATGTGAAAGTGATTGTTCCCAAAGCTATCAACAGATTCAGAAAAAAAGGAAATTTTGGGGTACAGTTTGTTCATGGTGGCTGTTCTTTGCAGGAAGTGGTTGTTCCTGTTTTAGAATTCAAGAGAGGACGAAATGATAAAGCGCAGGATGTACCGTTTGTGCGGATAGATCAGTTGAAAACAATAACTTCGGGCATTGTAAAATTGAAATTTTTGCAGTCCGAACCGGTAGGAAATTTATATAAACCACTTGCGGTGAATTTCGGGCTATACAGTATTGACAATGAGTTGATTTCAACAGAAGCCGAGATCGACTTTAACGTCGCTGCGGAAAATCCTACAGACCGCCAATTTGAAATAAAACTGGAACTCACTTCAGCAGGATCCAAACAAAAAGTAGGTTATCTGAAAGCATTTAAAGCCAAAGAAAAGGACAAATTAAATACTTTGGTGAATGATATGATCAAAATTAATATTTTAGAACTTGATGATTTTAGTTAA
- a CDS encoding KTSC domain-containing protein — translation MNKQIFLFGLLLLLGCKKSPQIPNEFNSYIEAKQIVRSADLSIQEEAETDGRSANNWIREAKYYANNKNSGYLIINMKGKDYIFDELPYNVWEKFKNEDDLGKAYHQMIKGKYNLKLKR, via the coding sequence ATGAATAAACAAATTTTTCTTTTTGGACTTCTACTTCTTTTGGGATGCAAAAAGAGTCCCCAAATTCCTAATGAATTTAATTCTTATATCGAAGCTAAACAAATAGTGCGAAGTGCTGATTTAAGTATACAAGAAGAAGCAGAAACAGATGGAAGGTCTGCAAACAATTGGATTAGAGAAGCTAAATATTATGCGAATAATAAAAACAGTGGCTATCTAATTATTAATATGAAAGGAAAGGATTATATATTTGATGAACTACCCTATAATGTATGGGAAAAATTTAAAAACGAAGACGATTTAGGCAAAGCATATCACCAAATGATTAAAGGGAAATATAATTTAAAACTTAAACGATGA
- a CDS encoding response regulator yields the protein MKKYKVFWVDDEYQSLFSIRQMAIDAGIELIPFDNAETAIADLKENFLWYDGAILDGLFYNTSEEEGVATRQTALMNVVNSLKEIRPKKYIPWFILTGKEKIKNDNDFIQSEGKEDCVYDKLDNNQIRNLYARLKSEADQQYETQLIHQYQDSFKIFESHLESETKYDLLQILKKLFSESTIQFDDYNSIRMIFEKLFDELKLLRIISPDIKSLNGCSLFLNCRHNEFEFSKEIIHPVIGELIYRTLNLTQDGSHSGEKLNFRVQEYCSKNQAKHLYASTVHSLLEILNYFNLYLNDWKKTTENKEIAWLKKNILSGEITEVSANGYATFISDNNLRFSVPPKLGEQFSLYVGQKLKIEPKEDNPLHIKYIFVD from the coding sequence ATGAAGAAATATAAAGTATTTTGGGTAGATGATGAATATCAGTCGCTTTTCAGTATCCGACAAATGGCAATTGATGCTGGAATTGAACTGATTCCTTTTGATAATGCAGAAACTGCAATTGCCGATTTGAAGGAAAATTTTCTTTGGTATGATGGAGCAATTCTCGATGGATTATTTTATAATACATCCGAAGAGGAAGGAGTTGCAACAAGACAAACAGCATTGATGAATGTGGTAAATTCTTTGAAAGAAATTCGTCCTAAAAAATATATTCCATGGTTCATTCTAACCGGTAAAGAAAAAATAAAAAATGATAACGACTTCATACAATCTGAAGGAAAAGAAGATTGTGTTTACGATAAATTAGACAATAATCAAATTCGGAACCTTTACGCAAGATTGAAAAGCGAAGCCGATCAACAATACGAAACCCAACTCATTCATCAATATCAAGATTCTTTCAAAATTTTTGAATCGCATTTAGAGTCTGAAACCAAATATGATTTATTGCAGATTCTAAAAAAGCTTTTTTCTGAAAGTACCATTCAGTTCGACGATTACAATTCAATACGAATGATTTTCGAGAAATTGTTTGATGAATTAAAGCTTTTAAGAATAATTTCTCCAGACATTAAATCGTTGAACGGTTGCAGTTTATTCTTGAATTGCAGACATAATGAATTTGAATTTTCAAAAGAAATCATACATCCTGTCATTGGAGAATTAATTTACCGCACCCTAAATTTAACTCAAGACGGATCTCATAGCGGTGAAAAACTTAATTTTCGGGTTCAAGAATATTGCTCAAAAAATCAAGCAAAACATCTTTATGCTTCCACCGTGCATTCCTTACTAGAAATTCTCAATTATTTTAATCTGTATTTGAATGATTGGAAAAAAACTACTGAAAATAAGGAAATAGCGTGGCTAAAGAAAAATATTCTTTCGGGAGAGATTACAGAAGTTTCCGCGAATGGTTATGCTACTTTTATTTCTGACAATAATCTTCGGTTTTCTGTTCCTCCAAAACTTGGTGAGCAATTTTCTCTTTATGTAGGTCAAAAATTAAAAATTGAACCTAAAGAAGATAATCCGCTTCATATTAAGTACATTTTTGTAGATTAA
- a CDS encoding ASCH domain-containing protein produces MKKQLYLVLQKQWFNEILAGTKTEEYRNFTDHFINRLCILDEKEEIIGFKDYETVKFQMGYNKDAPQMIVECKEIYIAQDDGVEEKDLKPEHFFFVIVLGKILERKNC; encoded by the coding sequence ATGAAAAAACAGCTTTATCTTGTTCTGCAAAAACAATGGTTCAACGAAATTCTCGCCGGAACAAAAACCGAGGAATACAGAAATTTCACTGATCATTTTATCAACCGTCTTTGCATTTTAGACGAAAAAGAAGAAATTATAGGTTTCAAAGATTATGAAACCGTGAAATTTCAAATGGGTTACAACAAAGACGCCCCTCAAATGATTGTGGAATGCAAAGAAATCTACATCGCCCAAGACGATGGCGTTGAAGAAAAGGATTTGAAGCCGGAGCATTTTTTCTTTGTAATTGTGCTGGGAAAAATCTTGGAGAGAAAGAATTGTTGA